The proteins below come from a single Ferrimicrobium acidiphilum DSM 19497 genomic window:
- a CDS encoding gluconeogenesis factor YvcK family protein: protein MRAVALGGGHGLAASLQALRTIADEVTAIVGVADNGGSSGRLREFWHDCPALGDARLTVSNLLGEYSQLASLLEYRFQTGELAGHALGNLMLFGLLEKTGSLDAALEELRALGDLDARVLPVSNAPLELHGVDTLGNPLVGQLEVHWSPSVARVWIEPDVPPFEAAVAEVIGADVVVLGPGSLYTSVLATALAPGMVKALCDTRAVVVFVANLAPQEAETRHYDTDRTILALVDHGIVPDVVVAHKFVEAKSRVTDLGGRARLSVWEGHLSEDGVRHSPSLLASAFTSLAKIGQRR, encoded by the coding sequence ATGCGCGCTGTGGCACTTGGTGGGGGTCACGGGCTGGCGGCTTCGTTGCAGGCGCTGCGCACAATCGCCGATGAGGTAACAGCGATCGTTGGAGTTGCCGATAACGGTGGCTCGAGCGGTCGGCTCCGAGAGTTTTGGCACGACTGTCCAGCTCTTGGCGATGCTCGTCTTACCGTCTCTAACCTACTAGGGGAGTATTCGCAGCTAGCCAGCCTCCTAGAGTATCGGTTTCAGACGGGAGAGCTAGCTGGACATGCCCTCGGCAATCTCATGCTCTTCGGCCTGCTCGAAAAGACAGGAAGCCTTGACGCGGCGTTAGAGGAGTTGAGGGCGCTTGGTGACCTCGATGCGCGCGTGTTGCCGGTTAGCAATGCCCCACTTGAACTTCATGGAGTAGATACCCTTGGTAACCCTCTGGTTGGACAGTTAGAGGTCCACTGGTCACCGTCGGTCGCCAGGGTTTGGATCGAACCTGATGTTCCTCCCTTTGAGGCTGCGGTGGCTGAGGTGATCGGCGCCGATGTGGTGGTCCTTGGGCCCGGTTCTCTCTATACCAGCGTCCTAGCAACTGCACTCGCCCCAGGTATGGTTAAGGCCCTCTGCGATACCCGAGCAGTGGTGGTGTTTGTGGCTAACCTTGCTCCTCAGGAGGCTGAGACGCGCCACTATGATACCGACCGAACCATCCTGGCCCTTGTTGACCACGGTATAGTGCCAGACGTCGTGGTAGCGCATAAGTTTGTCGAGGCTAAGTCGAGGGTGACCGATCTTGGTGGGCGCGCGAGGCTCTCGGTTTGGGAGGGACATTTGAGTGAGGACGGTGTACGGCATAGTCCATCGTTGTTGGCAAGTGCGTTTACTAGTTTGGCCAAGATCGGACAACGAAGGTAG
- the rapZ gene encoding RNase adapter RapZ: MSQLVVVAGMSGAGRSTAGAALEDAGWFVIDNLPLSLISKVVELGSQGSIDKLALVLGYPSNNDFFQLVELIDELKAAPIDVQMIFLEARDDVLISRFEGTKRRHPIVAEGLAPAIALERVSLEKVRDLADVIVETSALSVHDLRARVLELADPTALRQRLQVRVTSFGYKYGIPLDADLVFDARFLPNPYWYSQLRSKSGLDQEVREFVLAQPDTTPFLEHLWPLVEFLLPRFVAEGKSYLNVTVGCTGGRHRSVVIAELVARRITQAGFSVQTSHRDLERTE; encoded by the coding sequence ATGAGCCAGTTGGTTGTCGTCGCTGGAATGTCGGGGGCAGGGCGCTCAACAGCGGGTGCGGCGCTTGAGGATGCTGGATGGTTCGTCATAGATAACCTCCCTCTCTCGCTGATCTCAAAGGTTGTTGAGCTTGGGTCCCAGGGCAGCATCGACAAGCTCGCCCTGGTCCTTGGATACCCTTCGAACAACGACTTCTTCCAGCTCGTCGAGTTGATAGACGAGCTCAAGGCGGCACCGATTGATGTTCAGATGATTTTCCTCGAGGCGCGCGATGACGTGTTGATCTCGCGTTTTGAGGGAACCAAGCGCCGACATCCGATAGTGGCCGAGGGATTGGCACCGGCGATCGCCCTTGAGCGAGTCTCGCTGGAGAAGGTGCGAGATCTCGCTGATGTGATTGTGGAGACGTCAGCTTTGAGCGTCCATGATCTGCGTGCTAGGGTCCTCGAACTCGCTGATCCTACTGCACTTCGCCAGCGGCTTCAGGTTCGAGTGACCTCGTTTGGGTATAAGTATGGGATTCCCCTGGATGCGGATCTCGTGTTCGATGCCCGGTTTTTGCCCAACCCGTATTGGTACTCACAGCTACGTTCAAAGTCTGGTCTTGATCAAGAGGTCCGGGAGTTTGTGCTTGCGCAGCCAGATACCACTCCCTTCCTCGAACACCTTTGGCCTCTGGTCGAGTTTCTGCTCCCGCGGTTTGTGGCGGAAGGGAAGTCTTATCTCAACGTCACCGTTGGTTGCACAGGGGGGCGACACCGTTCGGTGGTGATAGCAGAGTTGGTGGCGAGGCGAATCACGCAGGCCGGGTTCTCGGTGCAGACCTCCCATCGTGACTTGGAACGGACAGAGTAA
- a CDS encoding class I SAM-dependent methyltransferase, giving the protein MDLEAFRSLPEWPLILRESWETNASWWQAGFTEGSDAEYEEQIKPIVRLGLRGAHRVLDLGGGDGQLARVLADDGADTVVLDSSHAQLTTARIRGSSAVLATGAALPFQNRSFDAVLICLVLEHVIELDEVLAEVARVLEAGGRFLLLLNHPILQTPGSGFIDDVELGEQYWRLGPYLREDIQMEEVDAQVFVPFVHRPLSQYVNRASDRGLTLVGMEEPAPPPGFVARADEYRQVQEYPRLLVLHFERRP; this is encoded by the coding sequence GTGGATCTCGAAGCATTTCGTTCGCTGCCGGAGTGGCCACTTATTTTGCGTGAGTCATGGGAGACCAATGCGTCCTGGTGGCAGGCTGGGTTTACGGAGGGTAGTGACGCCGAGTATGAGGAGCAGATAAAGCCGATCGTGCGTCTAGGTCTTCGTGGTGCGCATAGGGTGTTAGACCTTGGCGGTGGTGATGGTCAGTTAGCTCGCGTTCTCGCTGACGATGGTGCCGATACCGTAGTGCTCGATAGCTCTCATGCCCAGTTAACTACGGCTCGTATCCGTGGGTCGTCAGCCGTGTTAGCGACTGGGGCGGCGCTTCCTTTTCAGAATCGGAGCTTCGATGCCGTCCTTATCTGTCTCGTCCTAGAGCACGTTATAGAGCTCGACGAGGTCTTGGCGGAGGTGGCGCGAGTTCTCGAGGCTGGCGGTCGATTCTTACTCCTTCTCAACCATCCGATCCTCCAGACTCCAGGGTCAGGCTTCATCGATGACGTTGAACTCGGTGAGCAGTACTGGCGACTTGGCCCGTATCTTCGTGAAGACATCCAGATGGAGGAGGTGGATGCGCAGGTGTTTGTACCCTTTGTCCATCGCCCACTTTCTCAGTATGTCAACCGTGCTAGCGACAGGGGATTGACTCTCGTCGGCATGGAAGAACCAGCTCCTCCCCCTGGTTTCGTGGCTCGTGCCGACGAGTATAGGCAGGTCCAGGAGTACCCTCGCCTGCTCGTCTTGCATTTTGAGCGTCGCCCATGA
- the uvrC gene encoding excinuclease ABC subunit UvrC — MIERPNKASIPDQPGSYQFRDAEGRVIYVGKAKSLRNRLSSYFVSPETLAGKTRAMLAVAESVTWITVASDAEAFMLEYSLIKEHHPRYNIRLRDDKSYPMIAVTTNEEWPRAMLVRGARRSKVRYFGPYVSSGAARETLDLLLRALPLRSCSAAKLARHTRDGRPCLYYHIGRCVGPCIGAVTQAEYREMVERVSQFLGGQGTELANGIEAKMRQAAKALEFEQAARYRDQLEAITSVLERQEMVVSSDADMDVFGFSADELEVSLQALRVRAGRVVGTNGVVVDLVEDLTQEEMLTRVLELYYAEKAFDYPSRVVLPAPIADQERLEQLLSELAGRRVQCGVGQRGRPRALVATATENARQEFRRHRTRRASDHNARAEALVDLARRLNLRESPLRIECYDMSHLQGTNYVGSMVVMEDGLMKHRDYRHFGVSIPKNDDFAAMEEVLRRRLSRLLAEQQGDLDRSRRFAYRPNLILLDGGAGQLSVGIRVLAELGLSSSIELASLAKSFEEVYRPQLSEPLRLPRGSQALYLLQTLRDESHRFAITYHRRRRTITAEQSVLDQIPGLGPKRRSKLLAHYGSVFEIAQASQDELVATKIVPRAVATQLLEQLTKVYGTTSSPSEE; from the coding sequence GTGATTGAGCGACCAAACAAAGCCTCGATCCCTGATCAACCTGGTTCGTACCAGTTCCGTGACGCCGAGGGTCGGGTGATCTATGTTGGCAAGGCGAAGTCGTTGCGAAATCGACTATCGAGCTACTTCGTCTCTCCGGAGACTTTAGCTGGTAAGACTCGTGCTATGTTGGCGGTTGCTGAGTCCGTAACTTGGATCACGGTCGCCAGCGACGCAGAGGCATTCATGCTTGAGTACTCGTTGATCAAGGAACACCACCCGCGTTACAATATCAGGTTGCGTGACGACAAGAGCTATCCGATGATTGCTGTTACCACCAACGAGGAGTGGCCACGCGCGATGTTGGTACGAGGAGCACGCCGCTCCAAGGTTCGTTATTTTGGTCCATATGTAAGTTCGGGTGCAGCAAGAGAGACGCTCGATCTGCTTCTGCGGGCGTTGCCGCTCCGGAGCTGTTCGGCTGCCAAACTAGCCCGGCATACTCGTGATGGCCGACCGTGCTTGTACTACCATATCGGTAGATGTGTCGGACCGTGTATCGGTGCGGTTACTCAGGCCGAATACCGCGAGATGGTGGAGCGTGTCTCTCAGTTCCTTGGTGGGCAAGGAACTGAGCTCGCCAACGGCATAGAGGCCAAGATGCGACAGGCGGCTAAGGCGCTTGAGTTTGAACAGGCTGCGAGGTACAGGGACCAGCTAGAGGCTATCACCAGCGTTCTTGAACGGCAGGAGATGGTCGTCAGCAGCGATGCCGATATGGACGTATTTGGGTTTAGCGCAGACGAGCTCGAGGTGAGCCTGCAGGCGCTTCGAGTGCGCGCTGGTCGCGTCGTTGGCACCAATGGCGTCGTCGTTGATCTAGTTGAGGACCTCACCCAGGAGGAGATGCTGACGCGGGTCTTAGAGCTCTACTACGCAGAGAAGGCCTTCGACTATCCGTCCAGGGTGGTTCTTCCAGCTCCAATAGCCGATCAGGAGCGGCTGGAGCAGTTGCTTAGTGAGCTGGCCGGCAGAAGGGTGCAGTGTGGCGTTGGGCAGCGTGGGAGACCTCGTGCACTAGTAGCGACGGCGACAGAGAATGCACGTCAGGAGTTTCGCCGACATCGGACTCGGCGTGCAAGCGACCACAACGCTAGAGCAGAGGCACTCGTTGATCTGGCTCGACGCTTGAACCTTCGTGAGTCTCCCCTGCGAATCGAGTGTTATGACATGAGCCATCTTCAGGGGACCAACTATGTTGGGTCGATGGTTGTTATGGAAGATGGCTTGATGAAGCATCGGGACTATCGCCACTTCGGGGTGTCTATCCCGAAGAATGATGACTTTGCTGCCATGGAGGAGGTGTTGCGTCGACGACTTAGCCGCCTGCTCGCCGAGCAGCAAGGCGATCTCGATAGGAGTAGGAGATTCGCCTATCGACCTAACCTGATCCTACTCGACGGTGGTGCTGGTCAACTTTCGGTCGGCATTCGCGTCCTAGCGGAGCTCGGACTGAGCTCGTCGATCGAGCTCGCATCGCTTGCCAAGAGTTTCGAGGAGGTCTATCGTCCTCAGCTCAGTGAGCCGCTGCGCTTGCCTCGAGGCAGCCAAGCACTCTACTTGCTACAGACGCTCCGGGATGAGTCGCATCGATTCGCAATCACCTACCACAGACGACGGCGTACCATCACCGCAGAGCAGTCGGTGCTCGACCAGATTCCGGGCCTGGGCCCCAAACGGCGCTCGAAACTGCTGGCACATTACGGCTCTGTATTTGAGATTGCTCAAGCTTCTCAGGACGAACTCGTGGCTACAAAGATCGTACCCCGGGCCGTGGCCACGCAACTCCTAGAGCAACTGACTAAAGTCTACGGTACGACGAGTAGCCCAAGCGAGGAGTAG
- the uvrA gene encoding excinuclease ABC subunit UvrA, translating to MPDILRVQGAREHNLKDISVDIPRDRLVVFTGLSGSGKSSLAFDTIFAEGQRRYVESLSSYARQFLGLMEKPDVDFIEGLSPAISIDQKTASHNPRSTVATVTEIYDYLRLLFARIGHPHCPQCGREVSQQTPQEIVDLIASTFADRRVMIAAPLVRERKGEYQALLDDLTKQGFARVMIDEELVELSDRKQVTLERYEAHSISVIVDRLRVSPTDVRRLIESTETALGVTKGRVDVLEVDEDRQVIRTERYSEELACVACGISLGKLEPRNFSFNSPFGACPVCSGLGMRFEVDEELVMPDPSRSLLQGAVAPFSALRADYLEHMLERVAKEYKIPLTKPVGSLNEEQRNVILYGVDDKVLHEYVDRRGRERSYSFTYEGVVNFLKRRHGEVETETTRAIIESFMRQVPCEGCQGTRLKAEARAVTVDDISIDRLVALPIGEALDRLEHFSLDSRERQIAVQILKEISARLRFLVDVGLDYLTLSRSAATLSGGEAQRIRLASQIGSGLAGVLYVLDEPSIGLHQRDNHRLIDTLVKLRDQGNTVIVVEHDEDTIRAADHVIDFGPGAGEHGGQVVFEGRVKDLLRSKSSLTGAYLSGRRSVTVPEARRIPERGFITVHGARENNLKDIDVAFPLGVFTCVTGVAGSGKSSLVNEILFKASRAEVNRSRDIPGRHKGITGLELIDKVIDIDQSPIGRTPRSNPATYTGMFDHIRKLFAEMPEARARGYRPGRFSFNVKGGRCEACSGEGTNRIEMNFLPDVFVTCEACNGARFNRETLEITYRDHSIADVLAMPIEDARQFFARQPPIVRHLVTLDEVGLGYVRLGQPATTLSGGEAQRVKLASELARRSTGKTLYILDEPTTGLHFEDVRKLLVVLHTLVDQGNTVVVIEHNLDVIKTADYLIDLGPDGGERGGQILATGTPEEVAAASASYTGQFLAPLLRRD from the coding sequence TATTCCGAGGGATCGCCTTGTTGTGTTCACTGGTCTCTCTGGCTCCGGGAAGAGTTCGTTGGCTTTTGACACCATTTTCGCCGAGGGCCAACGGCGCTACGTAGAATCGCTTTCGTCATATGCACGACAGTTTCTTGGATTGATGGAGAAGCCCGATGTCGACTTTATAGAGGGGCTTTCTCCAGCTATCTCTATCGACCAGAAGACTGCCTCTCATAACCCACGCTCCACTGTCGCCACCGTAACCGAGATCTATGACTACCTTAGGTTATTGTTTGCTAGGATCGGACATCCACACTGTCCGCAATGTGGCCGCGAGGTGTCTCAGCAAACCCCGCAGGAGATAGTTGATCTCATCGCCTCGACCTTTGCTGATCGTCGGGTTATGATCGCCGCTCCTTTGGTACGGGAGCGTAAGGGCGAGTACCAGGCGTTGCTCGACGACCTCACTAAACAGGGATTCGCCCGGGTCATGATCGACGAGGAGCTCGTTGAACTCAGTGATCGCAAGCAGGTGACACTCGAACGCTATGAGGCGCACTCGATCTCGGTGATCGTCGATCGTTTGCGCGTGAGCCCCACAGATGTTCGGCGGCTGATCGAGTCGACGGAGACGGCGTTGGGGGTGACCAAGGGTCGTGTGGATGTGCTTGAGGTTGATGAGGATCGTCAGGTCATACGTACAGAGCGATACTCTGAGGAGCTCGCCTGTGTGGCTTGTGGAATCTCGCTCGGGAAGCTCGAACCGAGAAACTTCTCCTTTAATTCACCGTTTGGTGCTTGTCCGGTCTGTTCCGGGCTTGGCATGCGTTTTGAGGTCGATGAAGAACTGGTGATGCCGGATCCTTCGCGGTCGCTGCTCCAAGGTGCAGTAGCACCGTTTAGTGCCCTCCGTGCCGACTATCTCGAACACATGCTTGAGCGAGTCGCCAAAGAGTACAAGATTCCGCTGACCAAGCCGGTGGGCTCGCTAAACGAGGAACAGCGCAATGTAATCCTCTATGGAGTCGATGATAAGGTCCTCCATGAGTATGTCGATCGTCGAGGTCGCGAACGCTCCTACAGCTTCACTTACGAAGGCGTCGTCAACTTTTTGAAGCGCCGCCATGGTGAGGTCGAGACCGAGACCACACGGGCGATAATTGAGTCGTTCATGCGTCAGGTGCCATGTGAAGGGTGTCAGGGCACCAGACTCAAGGCGGAGGCGCGAGCGGTGACCGTCGATGACATATCCATCGATCGCCTAGTTGCGCTACCGATAGGTGAGGCACTCGACCGACTCGAACACTTCAGCCTTGATTCGCGCGAGCGCCAAATTGCAGTCCAGATTCTCAAGGAGATCTCTGCCAGATTGCGATTTCTGGTCGATGTAGGACTCGATTATCTCACGCTATCTCGTAGCGCAGCCACGTTATCAGGTGGCGAGGCACAGCGAATCCGGTTGGCCTCGCAGATTGGATCTGGCCTCGCTGGCGTTCTCTACGTGCTCGATGAACCATCCATTGGACTTCATCAGCGCGATAATCATCGACTTATCGATACGCTTGTGAAGTTACGCGATCAGGGGAACACAGTCATAGTCGTCGAGCATGACGAAGATACGATTCGTGCTGCCGACCACGTTATCGACTTTGGGCCAGGAGCCGGCGAGCACGGCGGACAGGTCGTGTTTGAGGGTAGGGTTAAGGATCTGCTGCGCTCTAAGTCCTCGTTGACTGGGGCCTATCTGTCTGGAAGACGAAGTGTGACTGTCCCTGAGGCTCGTCGTATCCCTGAACGTGGTTTTATCACCGTTCACGGAGCTCGTGAAAATAATCTCAAGGACATCGACGTGGCCTTCCCTCTTGGCGTCTTCACCTGCGTTACCGGTGTGGCGGGCTCAGGCAAGTCGTCACTGGTCAACGAGATCCTCTTCAAGGCATCTCGGGCTGAGGTCAATCGTTCACGCGATATACCCGGCAGGCACAAGGGTATTACTGGGCTTGAGTTGATTGACAAGGTCATCGACATAGACCAGTCGCCCATTGGTCGTACTCCACGGTCTAACCCGGCCACCTACACAGGGATGTTCGATCACATTCGGAAGCTGTTCGCTGAGATGCCTGAGGCTCGGGCTCGTGGCTATAGGCCAGGACGTTTCTCCTTCAACGTCAAGGGTGGTCGGTGCGAAGCCTGTAGCGGAGAGGGCACCAACCGGATTGAGATGAACTTTCTGCCGGACGTCTTTGTGACCTGTGAGGCCTGTAACGGAGCTCGTTTCAACCGTGAGACGTTGGAGATCACCTACCGTGATCATTCGATCGCCGATGTTCTTGCCATGCCGATTGAGGATGCGCGCCAGTTCTTTGCCAGACAACCGCCGATCGTGCGACACCTGGTGACCCTCGATGAGGTCGGTCTTGGTTATGTTCGTCTCGGACAACCTGCAACCACTCTGTCTGGTGGGGAGGCTCAGCGAGTCAAGCTCGCGAGTGAGTTGGCTAGGAGATCGACCGGCAAGACTCTCTACATACTCGACGAGCCCACTACTGGCTTACATTTCGAAGACGTTCGAAAGCTCCTCGTTGTCCTGCATACTCTGGTTGATCAAGGCAACACAGTTGTCGTCATCGAGCACAATCTAGATGTTATCAAGACGGCAGATTATCTCATTGACCTCGGCCCTGATGGGGGTGAACGGGGCGGGCAGATACTGGCTACAGGTACTCCCGAAGAGGTCGCTGCTGCCTCAGCCAGTTACACGGGCCAGTTCCTAGCGCCTCTGCTGCGTCGTGATTGA